One part of the Drosophila teissieri strain GT53w chromosome 3R, Prin_Dtei_1.1, whole genome shotgun sequence genome encodes these proteins:
- the LOC122622214 gene encoding larval cuticle protein A1A → MLKISLLSAVLGIAYAGVIGPGPYYGGPAGPGPLHHYGGYAPQHGPLPGPYVAPKPAAPEPYDPDPKYSFGYDIQDGYTGDLKSQHETRHGDVVKGSYSVVDPDGTKRTVDYTADPHHGFNAVVRKEPLAYKAPAHLAPVVAPAPAPVPAHYGPAPAPPLPPVPKAPLLSYPLALGPYHRAAPAPAHGPAPAPAPDPAPVSVPVATPVLPSAHFHAAYPALAHSPYAHYPAPGPAPAPVDPHAYYHH, encoded by the exons ATGCTGAAG ATTTCCCTACtgagcgccgtgctcggcatCGCCTATGCGGGCGTGATTGGACCCGGACCATACTACGGCGGTCCAGCTGGTCCCGGACCGCTGCACCACTATGGAGGATATGCTCCGCAGCACGGACCTCTGCCTGGTCCCTATGTGGCGCCTAAGCCGGCTGCTCCCGAGCCCTACGATCCCGACCCGAAGTATTCCTTTGGTTATGACATCCAGGATGGCTACACTGGGGACCTGAAGTCACAGCATGAGACGCGCCACGGAGATGTGGTGAAGGGCAGCTACTCGGTTGTGGATCCGGATGGAACCAAACGCACCGTTGACTACACGGCGGATCCCCATCACGGATTCAATGCGGTGGTCCGCAAGGAGCCGCTGGCCTACAAGGCACCAGCCCACTTGGCACCTGTCGTCGCAcctgctcccgctccagtGCCGGCTCATTACGGCCCAGCTCCGGCTCCTCCACTTCCGCCGGTGCCCAAGGCTCCTCTGCTTTCGTATCCCCTAGCCTTGGGCCCTTACCACCGGGCTGCTCCTGCACCTGCACATggtcccgctcccgctcctgctcctgatccaGCTCCGGTGTCTGTGCCAGTGGCTACTCCAGTCCTGCCCTCAGCCCACTTCCACGCCGCCTACCCCGCCCTGGCCCACAGCCCCTATGCCCACTATCCGGCTCCTGGACCAGCCCCCGCTCCAGTGGACCCCCATGCCTACTACCATCACTGA